The Dictyoglomus sp. genomic interval AATTAAGCTAGAATAAAATCCTACTTTTTCCTATCCTCTTCTCAGAAATTTTCCTATGGAAAATTTTTTTCCTCTTTTTTATTTTCTTTAATTAGGAGATAAAAAACATGGTGAAGGTATTTTTAATTGATGATAGTGAGGATTTTATAAATTCTGCAATTAAATTATTGGAGGAGGAGGGGATTGAAGTTATTGGTTTTGCCCTTTCAGGGAAAGAGGGAATTGAAAAAATTAAGAATTTAAAGCCTGATTTAGTTTTTGTTGACATTATAATGCCTGAGATGGATGGATTTTCAACAATAAAGGAAATAAAAAAAATAAACAATCATGTAAAAACTGTAATTCTTACCTTATATGATAATGAAGAGTATAAAAAAGCAGGTTATGAAATAGGAGCTAATGGTTTTATCTCCAAATCAGAGTTTTTCTCAGGAGTAAAAGATATTATCAATAAAATCTTAGGGGAGAAAACTATGAAAACTATTTTAATTGTAGATGATTCTAAAACTATTAGAAAGATGGTGATTACGATTCTTTCGAAAATTCCTAATTTAATCTTTGAAGAGGCGGAGAGTGGTCTTTTTGCTTTAGAAAAACTTGCTCTTAAAAATATTGATCTTATGATTCTTGATCTTAACATGCCCGATATGCATGGTTTGGAAGTGCTGAAATTCTTAAGAAGTCATGATAATTATAAGGATTTGCCTGTGATTATTCTCACCACTCGGGGAGATGAGGAGATGAGGGAAACCGCATTAAAAGAAGGAGCAAATTATTATATAACAAAGCCCTTTGATCCTGAGGTATTGATTTCTAAAGTGAAAGAATTTTTAAACTTAGGAGCTTATCATGGGGGAGGATAAAGAATTTTTAGAATCCATATTAAAGGATTACTTTGCTGAGTGTGAAGAGCATCTTCTATCCATAAAGAAGAATATTTTAATTTTAGAAGATTTTCTTGGAAAGGAAAGGATAGATGAAAGTATAGTAAATGAGCTTTTTAGAAGTTTTCATACAATAAAGGGACTTTCCGCGATGGTAGGAATATCTTCTGCAGAAAATCTTTCCCACGATTTAGAAAGTTATTTAAAGCTCCTAAAATCTGGAAAAAAGATTTTAAAGGATGAGGATTTAGCAATATTAAGAGAGGGAGTTAAATATTTGGAGGAAGTTATTTTGTGTGAAAAAGAGAAGAAAGAAATTCCTGATCTAACCTCTATCCTTGATAAGTTAAAATTACTTCTTTCAGAAAATTCTCCTAAAGAAGAAAAGAATATAAAGATGGAAAGGGAATTAGAGGATCTCTTTGATAAAAAAACTAAAGAAGGTAAAAGCATATTTCAAGTAATATTCTATCCTTCTCAAGAGCTTTCAGAAAAAGGTATTAATGTAGATTTTATAAGGGAAAAGCTTTCAGAAGTTTCAGAGATTATTAAAGTGTCCCCTAAGATTGATGAGAATAAAAGAATGTATTTTGAATTCATTGTTGCCTGTGATAAAGAAGAAAAACTTAAATTTTTACAGGAACTTGAGGTTGATTTCTATCTTTTGAGAGAAAAGATTGTTTCCAAGGAGGAAAAAAAGGAAAAACCATCTATAACATCTCAGGCTACATCCTATATTAGAGTAGATCTTTCTAAGCTTGATGAACTCATGAGAATATTGGGAGAGCTTGTAATTGCTCGATCAAGGCTTCATGAGAATTTAAGGGAAATAGAAAAATATCTCCCTCTCCATATATATAGAAATCTTTTGGAGACCAATAGATCCTTGGAAAGACATTTAAGGGAATTAAGGGAAAGTCTTATGAGAGTAAGACTTATCCCCATAGGAGAAGCCTTTGAAAGGATGCAATTTGTAATAAGGGATTTGATTAGAGAGAGTAACAAAAAGATAAATTTGCATATATCGGGAAAGGAAACAGAAATTGATAAATATATTGTGGAAAGAATTGTGGAGCCTCTTCTTCACTTGGTAAGAAATGCCATAAGTCATGGAATTGAAGGAGAAGAAGAAAGAATAAAAAAGGGAAAGGATCCTACTGGAAATATATACCTCCGAGCCTATACATCAGGAGAAGAAGTGGTAATAGAAGTGGAAAATGATGGAAGACCCATTGATACCGAAAAAGTTGCTGAAAAAGCTTTAAAGCTTGGACTTATAAGGGACAAATCAGAAGTAAGTTCCGAGGAGAAAATATTAGATATCATATGTTCTCCTGATTTTTCTACAAAGGATGAAGCGGATAGAGCCAGTGGAAGGGGAGTAGGAATGGCTGTAGTTAGAAATACTGTAAAGGAGCTTGGAGGAAAACTTTCTTTAAGAAGTAATGAGAAAAGCACTTGCTTTACTCTAAGACTTCCCCTTACCCTTGCCATTTTGGACACGATAATTGTAGAGGTTTCTTCAGAAAGATATGCCATTCCTCAATCTTCCATAAGAGAGATTATAGAGATAAGAAAGGAAGATATTGTTGAATTTCGAGGCATGAAAATTATTTCCCATAGAGATAAAAGTATACCTTTGGTGTTTCTCTCCGATGTTTTTAAATTATCAAAAAATAATAAAAATAAATATTATGTGCTTTTAGTTATTAAGGAAAACAAAGAATGGGGAATTATAGTAGATAAGGTGATAAATATAAGAGAGGCAGTAATAAGACCTATTAATGATCCTATCATTTTGGAAAATCCTGCTATCTCAGGAGCAACAGATTTTGGAGATGGAAAGGTGGTACTAATTTTAAATGTGGAGGGACTTTTAAGAAGAGAGGTGAGAGAAGGTGTTTAATAAGCTTGATGAGGATAATTCCTATGTAATATTTCAATTGGGAAATACTTATTATGGGATAAGAAGTAAATATATTCAGCAGATTGAGATGATAGAAAATATTACCCATGTTCCTAATGTTCCCAATTATATAGAAGGAGTGGTTTTTTCCCGAGGAAAGGTTATTCCTGCTATAAATCTGAGAGTAAGATTGGGAATGGAGAAAATTCATTTCAATATTAAGACAAGAATGATAGTAGTAAAAGTTAAGAATAGAGAAGTAGGGCTTATTGTGGATTCTGCAAGGGAATACACTACAATTTCTAAGGATAAGATTCAGGAATCCTTTGAAGATATATTTGAAGTTTCAGAAAGATTTTTAGAAGGAGTTGCTAACTTAGGAGATAGATTAATCTTAATTTTAAATTTAGAGGAGATTTTAAAAGAGGGAGGGAAAGAAAGTGAAGAAGAAAAAAAGTGATGAGATAAATCTTGAAAACCTTACGGGGATAGAAATAACTGAGGATTTAGATGAGAGATTAAGAGGTTTTACCGAGGAGTTTAGAAATACCACTGAACAGGCGGAAAGTATAAGCAGATCTACAGAAGAATTGGTATCTTCCGCTAATGAGATGACCGCATCCATAGAAGAAATGAAAGAAAATCTTGATAGTCTCTCTACTTCTGTTGAAGAAATTTCTTCAAGTATTGAGGAGCTTTCCCAATCTATTCAAAGTGTTAGCCAGATGGCTCAGGAAATAGCATCATCCTCTACAGAATTATCCGCAAGTATGGTAGAGATGGTAAACTCTATAAAAACAGTAAGTTCCGATGTAGAATCCTTAGCTACTGCCGTAAGTGAGACTGCATCTTCTATAGAACAGATTTCCAGATCAATCCAGGGTGTGGCGGAAAATGCAAAAGAATTATCAAACTCCGCTGATATAACCACATCCTCTATTAATGAAATGGCATCCTCCATAGAAGAAGTAACTGCATCCATTGAAAATCTTTCAGCTTCAGTGGAGGAAATTGCAACATCCATAGAAGAGATGGCAAGATCTATTGATAGTGTAGCAAAGAGTACAAAGGATATAAGTGAGGCAGTATCCAATAGTGCTACTAGTGCCCTTCAGTTGGAAAAGTCTATAAAATCTGTTGTGGATATAACAAAAAGGGCAGATGAAATATCAAAGACTCTTGAGAAAGAGGCAAAGGAAGGAGGAGCTACTGTTGAAAAAGCTATTCAAGGTATAAATAGGATAAAGCAGGTAATGGATCAGATATCTTCCGTTATAAAGGAGATGGGAAAGAGAGCAGGCGAAATTACAGAGATTGTAGATACCATAGATTTGATTGCAGAAAGGACAAACCTCCTTTCCCTTAATGCATCCATAGAAGCTGCAAGGGCAGGAGAGGCAGGAAGAGGTTTTGCTGTTGTTGCGGAAGAGATTAGAAATCTTGCGGATAGATCCACAAAGGCAACTTCTGATATAGCTAAAATTATAAAAAACTTGCAGGCTGTAGCGGAAGAGGCTGTAGATGCATCAAAGGAAGGCTTAAAAGTTGTGGAAGAGAGTACCTATCTTTCTGAGGAAGGGGCAAATGCTCTAAAAAGAATTCTCTTAGGTGTGGAAGAAACCACAAAGATGATCTCTCAAATAGCAAGAGCCAGTGAAGAACAACTTATTGCGGGACAGAATGTGGTAAATAGTGTGAACATTACCTCTAAACAGGCGGAAGAAATTGCAAGATCTACCTCGGAACAAACAAAAACAGCTCACAATATTGTACAAAATATAAATAATATAAGAAGAATATCAAAGGAAATGGTAAATGCCATGCAAGAACAATCAAAGACTGCTAGGGAGATATTAAGATCAGGGCAGACTACTGCTCGTCTTGCAAGTCAAGTAGAAAAAGCTACAGCGGAACAATCTCAGGGAGTTTCTCAGATTGTTCAGGCAGTAGATTCCATGAGAAAAATATCCCTTTCCACTGCAAAAGCTATGCAGGAGCAAAGTATAGCCAGCGATCAAATTTCAAGAGAAACAGATAGGCTTTCTAAGATAATTAATAACGTGAGTAAAGCCTTATCGGAACAAGCTATGGCATCCTCTCAAATTTCTATTGCAGTGGAAGATATTAGGAAACAACTTGAAGGTATCAGAAAGGGAATTTCAGAGCAAGTTTTATCTAATAAAAATACCTTATCCGCTATAAGCAATATCTCAAAACAGATAAAACTTATTGCAGATTCCAATAAAAGAAATATGGAAAACTTAAACTTAATTTTCAGAAGTATTTCTGGTATAAAAAAATTAGTAGGAGAATTGGGTAAAGAATAAAATCCTTGGAGGAAAAATGAAAGATAATCTTGAAATAGGTATTATCACTACCGATAGAAATCTTGTTATTACCTACTGGAGTCCTTGGATTGAAAAAATCACAGGGATATCTCAGGAAAATGCTTTGGGAAAAGTTCTTACAGAAATTTTTCCAGAGATTAAAGAAAGAAAACTTACCATATTTTTAGAAGAAGTCTTAAATTCTGGAATGATAAGAGTCCTTTCCACGAGGATTCATCACTACTTTTTCTCTGTTAAGCCTCAATTCCCTTCAAAATATTTCCATAGAATGCAACAGCTAGTAACCATATCACCTATAAAGGAGGAGAATGAAATATTGGGACTTGTAATAACCATTAAAGACGTTACTCCAATTTTGGAAGAGGAACTTAAGTTAAAAGAAGACTTAAAAAATCCCGATGATAAGATAAGGCTTGAAGCAGTAAAAAGATTATCTCATAAAGAAGATTTGATAGAAGTAATCTCAGATGAAAACTGGAGAGTAAGAAAATTGGCAGTAGAAGAATTAAAAAAATCATCAAAGGAAATGGTAGAGGAATTATTAATAAAAATGAAAGAGAAATATCAAAACTTAAGTGTATTAAACAGCATTATCCAGATTTTATCCTCTGTTGACTTAGATATTATAGATGCCCTTTCCCATATGCTTTCTCATCCTGACCCTGATTTAAGGTTATATACGGTACAGATTCTTCAAAATCAAAAAGATAAAAGAGCAGAAGATCTACTGATAAAGGCTCTTGATGATAAAAATCCCAATGTAGTTTTCTCTGCCATAGAGGGATTGGGAAAGAGGAAATCTCAAAAAGCAATCCCATATCTTTTAGATATTGTTGAGAAGAAAGATTTTTATCTTTGTATTCCTGCTTTAGAAGCTTTAAAAGAGATAAAGGATCCTGTAATTCTTCCTAAAATTTATCCCCTTCTTTATGAAGATTTGTTTTCCATTTATGCAATAGAACTTTTAGGGGAGATAGGAGACGAAGATTCCTTTGAGATTTTAGTGGATTATCTTAATAAAAATACTGAGAATATAGAGTCCATCTTAGTAGCTTTAGGCAAAATATATAGAAGATATGAAGAAATATCTGAAGGAGAATATATTGGAAAATTATTTAGAGATAAAATCACTCCCTTTGGATTAAGAAATATAATTGACCATTTATACAATTTAAAAGAGGAAGATTTAAAGAATTTAATTCTGTTATTGGGATATATCAAGGATCCAGTCTTGGAGAAAACTATTGTTAAGTTTATTGGAAATCCAAATATAAGGAGTGAAGTCATAAATGTATTGGTAAAATATGGAAAGGATATAATTCCCTTACTTATAGAAAAATTAAGGGATGAAGATATAGAGATAAGGCTTTCTGCTGTAATTGCTTTAGGAAGAATAGGAGATAGTTCTGCTGTCCCCTATCTTATTGAGACCTTAGAGGATGAAGATTTAGCTGTGGTAAGTGCTGGAGCTTTAGCAAAAATTGGAGATAGGAGAGCCTTTGAACCCCTAATTAATATGCTTAAAAATCCCAATCCCTATATAAGACAGGCAGTAATTTCAGCATTAAACTCTTTAGGACATCCAGAAATGCTAAGGAAAATTAAGGAGCTTTTGAGAAGTGAAAATCCATGGGAGAAAGAGTCCGCAATTAAAATAGCAGGATATTTTGGCTATGAGGAATGTAAAGAAGAGATATTTAATTTAATAGAAGAGGAGAATGAGGAAATAAGAAAGGCAATATATGAGAATATAGTGTTTTTTGAAGATGAAAGAATTCCAGAGATTCTTAATAGGGGATTAGATATAGAGAAAAGAAAGGTAAGGGAAGTTATTGCTAAATCCTTAATATTTTTAGAGCAAGAAAAAGCAATACCTCTAATAGAGAAAGCCTTGAAAGATTCTTCGCCCTGGGTAAGATATTATGGGGTAAAATCCCTTGTTTTCCACAATCCTCCTAATCTTTTTGAGATCCTTTCTTCCCTTATTGAGAAAGAAGAAACTAATTTAGTAAAGGCTGTAGTTATAGAATCTTTAGGAAAGCTGAGAAAGAAAGAATCTATTCCTCTATTAAAATCCTTTTTAAGTTCTGAAGATAAGGATTTAGTTATAAATGCCATTAAAGCTTTGGGGAATATAGATCATCCTGAAACTATTTCCCTTCTTCTTCCCTTTCTTTCCCAAGAAGGAGAGATTAAGAGGGAAGCTTTGAGGGCTTTGGGGAATAAAAAAGATAGCTCTATAGTAGGAAACATTTTATGGGCTATAGCGACAGAAGAAAAGGAAGAGATAATAAAAGAAGGTTTATTAGCTCTTATTAAT includes:
- a CDS encoding response regulator, which gives rise to MVKVFLIDDSEDFINSAIKLLEEEGIEVIGFALSGKEGIEKIKNLKPDLVFVDIIMPEMDGFSTIKEIKKINNHVKTVILTLYDNEEYKKAGYEIGANGFISKSEFFSGVKDIINKILGEKTMKTILIVDDSKTIRKMVITILSKIPNLIFEEAESGLFALEKLALKNIDLMILDLNMPDMHGLEVLKFLRSHDNYKDLPVIILTTRGDEEMRETALKEGANYYITKPFDPEVLISKVKEFLNLGAYHGGG
- a CDS encoding chemotaxis protein CheA → MGEDKEFLESILKDYFAECEEHLLSIKKNILILEDFLGKERIDESIVNELFRSFHTIKGLSAMVGISSAENLSHDLESYLKLLKSGKKILKDEDLAILREGVKYLEEVILCEKEKKEIPDLTSILDKLKLLLSENSPKEEKNIKMERELEDLFDKKTKEGKSIFQVIFYPSQELSEKGINVDFIREKLSEVSEIIKVSPKIDENKRMYFEFIVACDKEEKLKFLQELEVDFYLLREKIVSKEEKKEKPSITSQATSYIRVDLSKLDELMRILGELVIARSRLHENLREIEKYLPLHIYRNLLETNRSLERHLRELRESLMRVRLIPIGEAFERMQFVIRDLIRESNKKINLHISGKETEIDKYIVERIVEPLLHLVRNAISHGIEGEEERIKKGKDPTGNIYLRAYTSGEEVVIEVENDGRPIDTEKVAEKALKLGLIRDKSEVSSEEKILDIICSPDFSTKDEADRASGRGVGMAVVRNTVKELGGKLSLRSNEKSTCFTLRLPLTLAILDTIIVEVSSERYAIPQSSIREIIEIRKEDIVEFRGMKIISHRDKSIPLVFLSDVFKLSKNNKNKYYVLLVIKENKEWGIIVDKVINIREAVIRPINDPIILENPAISGATDFGDGKVVLILNVEGLLRREVREGV
- a CDS encoding chemotaxis protein CheW, which codes for MFNKLDEDNSYVIFQLGNTYYGIRSKYIQQIEMIENITHVPNVPNYIEGVVFSRGKVIPAINLRVRLGMEKIHFNIKTRMIVVKVKNREVGLIVDSAREYTTISKDKIQESFEDIFEVSERFLEGVANLGDRLILILNLEEILKEGGKESEEEKK
- a CDS encoding methyl-accepting chemotaxis protein — encoded protein: MKKKKSDEINLENLTGIEITEDLDERLRGFTEEFRNTTEQAESISRSTEELVSSANEMTASIEEMKENLDSLSTSVEEISSSIEELSQSIQSVSQMAQEIASSSTELSASMVEMVNSIKTVSSDVESLATAVSETASSIEQISRSIQGVAENAKELSNSADITTSSINEMASSIEEVTASIENLSASVEEIATSIEEMARSIDSVAKSTKDISEAVSNSATSALQLEKSIKSVVDITKRADEISKTLEKEAKEGGATVEKAIQGINRIKQVMDQISSVIKEMGKRAGEITEIVDTIDLIAERTNLLSLNASIEAARAGEAGRGFAVVAEEIRNLADRSTKATSDIAKIIKNLQAVAEEAVDASKEGLKVVEESTYLSEEGANALKRILLGVEETTKMISQIARASEEQLIAGQNVVNSVNITSKQAEEIARSTSEQTKTAHNIVQNINNIRRISKEMVNAMQEQSKTAREILRSGQTTARLASQVEKATAEQSQGVSQIVQAVDSMRKISLSTAKAMQEQSIASDQISRETDRLSKIINNVSKALSEQAMASSQISIAVEDIRKQLEGIRKGISEQVLSNKNTLSAISNISKQIKLIADSNKRNMENLNLIFRSISGIKKLVGELGKE
- a CDS encoding HEAT repeat domain-containing protein produces the protein MKDNLEIGIITTDRNLVITYWSPWIEKITGISQENALGKVLTEIFPEIKERKLTIFLEEVLNSGMIRVLSTRIHHYFFSVKPQFPSKYFHRMQQLVTISPIKEENEILGLVITIKDVTPILEEELKLKEDLKNPDDKIRLEAVKRLSHKEDLIEVISDENWRVRKLAVEELKKSSKEMVEELLIKMKEKYQNLSVLNSIIQILSSVDLDIIDALSHMLSHPDPDLRLYTVQILQNQKDKRAEDLLIKALDDKNPNVVFSAIEGLGKRKSQKAIPYLLDIVEKKDFYLCIPALEALKEIKDPVILPKIYPLLYEDLFSIYAIELLGEIGDEDSFEILVDYLNKNTENIESILVALGKIYRRYEEISEGEYIGKLFRDKITPFGLRNIIDHLYNLKEEDLKNLILLLGYIKDPVLEKTIVKFIGNPNIRSEVINVLVKYGKDIIPLLIEKLRDEDIEIRLSAVIALGRIGDSSAVPYLIETLEDEDLAVVSAGALAKIGDRRAFEPLINMLKNPNPYIRQAVISALNSLGHPEMLRKIKELLRSENPWEKESAIKIAGYFGYEECKEEIFNLIEEENEEIRKAIYENIVFFEDERIPEILNRGLDIEKRKVREVIAKSLIFLEQEKAIPLIEKALKDSSPWVRYYGVKSLVFHNPPNLFEILSSLIEKEETNLVKAVVIESLGKLRKKESIPLLKSFLSSEDKDLVINAIKALGNIDHPETISLLLPFLSQEGEIKREALRALGNKKDSSIVGNILWAIATEEKEEIIKEGLLALINIGTKESLKGILSLAMDSSKREFCVEALTQVPLEKISILLEDVSQMHKSVKKSLILALERKKLGVYPLLEKFLKDEDKEIRIQAILSLKNLGSYEGENLLREHLKIEKDPEIIEIIKTNLERKKA